Genomic segment of Terriglobales bacterium:
CGCAGCCGTCGCCGATCTCGACCTCCTGGTCGACCACCACGTACGGCCCGATGGAGGCCTGCTTGCCGATCTTGGCCGAGGGATGAATCACGGCCGTGGGATGGACGCCCGGGGCGTACTGTGGCGGCTGGTAGAAGAGTTCGAGCGCCCGCGCGAAGGCCAGGTAGGGATTCTTGGTGCGCAGCGTGGCGGCCGCCAGGGCGGGGAAGTCTTCGGCGACGATCACCGCCGAAGCGCGCGTGGTTTTGGCGGCCGCCGCGTATTTCGGATTGGCCACGAAGGTGAGCTGGCCCGGCCCCGCCTCTTCGATCCCGGCGATGCCCGTGATCTCTACCGCGCCGTTCCCCTCCAGCCGTGCTCCCAGAGTCGCTGCAATCTCACTGAGCTTCATAGAATCATCCCCGTTCCTGGATTTCTTCCGCGAAGGAAGCTTGGATTTTACTTGAGGAGGGAGGCGGGAGAGGGAAAACCGAAGGGAAAAGGTAAAGGGAAAAGGGAAAAAAGGAGGAGAGAACTACTCGCTGAACAAGGTCTCCTGGCGCGAATCGGCAGCGGCGGCTGCGCGGGGGCGGCGGGCGCGGGGCCCGCCGATCACGCCCAGCACCTGCAGTTCGGCCAGCGCGCCGCGGGGCACGAAGATGCGCTGGGTGTTGGCGCGGGTGTCCGGAGGATTGATTAGGTAGCCCTCGGGCGAGGCCTGGGCCAGGTCGTTGGTCATCATGCCTTCCAGGATCTCGTTGTCGCGGAACTTCAGCCGCACCCACAGGCCCTCAGTGCGCGGACGCGCAGGGAAGGTCTTGCGCGCGGAGGACTCGGGCTCGCCGAACTCGCGCACGAAGTAGACTCCTTTGATGTCCTCCAGCTCGATGGTCACCACCTGCCCCTCGGGGCTGAGCACGGCTACCTTGCCGTCCACGAGGAAGGCAGCAGGGTTGACGTAGCCCTGCACCGCCTCGCGGTCCATCTTGCGCACGATCACCTTCTTGTGCGTGGACGGCATGGATCTCCTCTCCGGCGCCAGGACTGTGGCACGGCTGCGCATGCTAGGGTTCATTCTCGCATTTCTCCGCGCGCAAACGGACGAAAGACGAGGCGGTGTAGCCAAATCGCCAACCTTGTGATATCTTGGAGCGGTTGTGAGCGGGCCACGCAGCGTGTAAGTCCATTGCAGGGAGTCACTTACAAGGAATCTCCAGTTTACGGATAGGTTTCTGACCCCGGCTGGAAGGGGCGAATCCTATCTCCGCCGGAGGAGATTCCGGCAGCAAACGCCAGATGGCTGACTACGTCTACATGATGGAGAGCCGGCTGACGCCGGAGCAGCAGCGCGGGGTCGCGCTGGTGCAGGAGGCGGCTCGCGCCCATGAGCTGAACCTCTATCTGACCGGCGGCACCATCCGCGACATCATCAGCGGCTTCATCATCCGCGACCTCGACTTCACCCTCCAGGGCAACGCCCTCAAGCTGCAGAAGGACCTGGAAAAGGCGGGGGCAAGGATCGAAGGAGTGGACGAGGGGCTGAAGTCCATGTTCGTCCAGCTCCCTGGCAACGTGCGCGCCGAGGTGGCCATGGCGCGCTCGGAGAAGTACGGCAAGCCGGGCGACCCTCCGGAGATCGCGCCCTCCACCATCAGCGAAGACCTGCGGCGCCGCGACTTCAGCATCAACGCCATGGCGCTGTCGCTCAACCCCGGCTCCCGCGGCTTGCTGCTCGACCCTTTCAACGGCGTGGCCGACATCGAATCCAAGCTGCTGCGCATCCTGCACAGCTACGCGTTCCTGGAGGAGCCTTCGCGCCTGATCCGCGCCACGCGCTTCGCCGCGCGTTTCCACTGGACGCTGGAGGAGCGCACACAGGCGCGCTATCAGGCCGCCAAGGAGAACCAGTACATCAAGCACGTGGCGGAACGCGCCCTGGGGCAGGAAATCGAGCAACTGGCTTACGAAGACGATTCCATGCACGTCCGGCGGGCGCTCGACCGTGAGGGCTGGCTCAAGGTGCTGCATCCGCGCTGGACGCTGGCCCGGGTGGACGCGCAGGGTCTGGCCAGCCTGCTCAAGACGCGGCAGCTGATGACCGGCCTCGGGTATTCTCCCGACTCCTCCGCCGCCACCATGTACTTCCTGGCGCGGCGGCTTCCGGCCCGCGACATCACCGCCATCCAGAAGCGGATCCCGCGCAAGGCGCTGGTCGAAGGCTGGCGGAGCCTGGAAGACCGGGCGCGCGATCTGGCCAAGATCCTGACCAGCAAGGAAGCGGCCACGCCCTCCAAGACCTGGCACGTACTCAGCGCGGCCCGGCCGGAAACCATCCTGTTCCTCGAGGTGACGGCGCGGCAGAAGGCGGTGGTGCAGAAGCTCCGCAACTTCCTGGGTAAGTGGCGGCAGATCCGCGAGCGCAAGCTCCCGTTTCCCGAGATGGCCGAGCTGCACATCACGCCCGCGCTGCCCGCGTATCCCAAGCTCATGGAGCAGGCGTTCCTGCTGCTGCTCGACGGCAAGCTGCGCTCCCACAACGAGATCCTGAGGTTCCTGAAGCCTTTTGCGCCGCCTCCGCCTCCCCCGCCGCCGCCGCCCAAGCGTGGCCGCGCGCCCAAGGGCGCGCCCGAAGCCGCGCCGGTCGCAGAGAAGCCGGGGAAGGGTCAGAAGAAATCCGCGGAAGCGCCCAAGCCCGCGGCTGCGGTAGGCAAGCCTGCGGCAGCGGCGAAACCCAAGCCAGCCGCCGCGGCCAAGAAGCACGTTTCCAGGCCCGCGAAGAAGAAAGCAGCGAAGAAGAAGCCCACAAAGAAGAAGCCGGCGAAGAAGAAGAAACGCCGCTGACCCACAGCGGCCGCAAGAGTTGCACCAATTTGCGGCATAGCCCCGCTGCTTTGCTTCCCGCTAGAATGAAGTGATGCCGGAGTTTGTCCATCTCCATCTGCACACCGACTACTCCATGCTGGATGGCGCCTGCGAGGTGGAGAAGCTGGTGGCGGCGGTCAAGAGCCATGGCATGCCGGCGGTGGCGGTCACCGACCACGGCAACATGTTCGCGGCCGTGCATTTCTTCAACGCGGCCAAGGCCAAGGGCGTAAAGCCCATCGTCGGCTGCGAACTCTACATCTGCAAGAAGGACGACCACCGCGCCCCGCCCGAGGGCGACAGCTACAACCACCTTACCGTCCTGGCGGCGAACGAAGAGGGCTACCGCAACCTGATCCGCATCACCTCCGAGGCGTCGCTGCACGGCTTCTACTACAAGCCGCGCATCAGCAAGAAGTTTCTGGCCGAGCACGCCGGCGGGCTGATCGCGCTCTCCGGCTGCTTGAAGGGAGAGGTAGCGGAGCGGCTGGTGGAAGGGAAGTACGACGAGGCGCGCGCGGCCGCCGGCACCTATCGCGAGCTTTTCGGCAAGGAGAATTTCTTCCTCGAGATCCAGGACCAGGGTCTGGACTTGGAGCACCGCATCCAGCCTGACCTGCTGCGCCTGAGCCAGGAGACGGCGATCCCCCTGGTGGCGACCAACGACTGCCACTACCTGTGCGAGGAGGACGCGCACGCCCACGACGTGCTGGTGTGCGTGCAGACGGGCAAGGTGCTCACCGACACCAACCGCCTGAAGTTCGCCACCGACCAGTTCTTCCTCAAGAGCGCGGAGCAGATGGCGCGCGTCTTCAAGGACGCCCCCGACGTCCTCAGCCGCACCCTGGCCATCGCCGAGCGCTGCAACCTGAAGCTGGAGAAAGTAGGGAACCCGTTCCCGCACTTCGAGGTCCCGGCGGGCTACACCACAGACAGCTACTTCGAGCACATCGCCCGCCAGGGCTTCGCGCGGCGGATGGAGACGGTGCGCGAGCTGGAGCGGCAGGGCCGGCTGAAGCAGAGCGTCGCGGAATACGAGCAGCGGATGGCGCGCGAGATCACCATGATCCAGCAGATGCGCTTCGCCGGCTACTTCCTCATCGTCTGGGACTTCGTGCGCTACGCGCGCGAAAAGCGGATCCCGGTGGGGCCGGGGCGGGGCTCGGCGGCGGGCTCGCTGGTCTCCTATTCGCTGGGCATCACCGACATCGACCCGCTGCAGAACGGGCTGCTGTTCGAGCGCTTCCTCAACCCGGAGCGCGTCTCCCTTCCCGACATCGACATTGATTTCTGCATGAACCGCCGCGGCGAGGTGATCCACTACGTCACGGAGAAGTACGGCCGCGACAACGTGGCGCAGATCATCACCTTCGGCACCATGGCCGCCAAGGCCGCCATCAAGGACGTGGGCCGCGCCATGGGCATCCCCTACGGCGACGTGGACCGCATCGCCAAGATGGTGCCGCTGCAGGTGAACATCACCCTGGAGAAGGCGCTCAAGGATTCCCCGCAACTCCAAGCCACCTACCAGAGCGATTCCCAGATGCGGGAGCTGCTGGACACCGCGCGCAAGCTCGAGGGCCTAGTGCGCAACGCCGGAGTGCACGCGGCGGGCGTGGTGATCGCGCCCCAGCCGCTCATCGAGCTGGTGCCGCTGCACCAGACCAAGAACGAGGAGATCGTCACCGCCTATGACATGAACGCGGTGGAGAAGCTGGGCCTGTTGAAGATGGACTTCCTCGGGCTCACCACCCTGACCGTGCTCGACGATGCGCTCAAACTCATCGCGCAGGCCCAGAGCGCAGGCGGGAACGGCTCGAAAGGGAGTGCAGCCTTCGACCTCGACGGCTTGGCCCTCGACGACCAGCAGACCTTCGAGGGCGTTTTCCACAAAGGACTGACCTCGGGCGTCTTCCAGTTCGAGTCGCACGGCATGCGCGACGTCTTGCGCCGCTATCAGCCCACTTCGGTCGAGGACCTCACGGCCTTGAACGCGCTCTATCGCCCCGGGCCCATCCAGGGCGGCATGATCGACGACTTCATCGCCCGCAAGCACCACCGCCTGCAGATCAGCTACGAGCTGCCCGAGTTGGAGGAGATCCTGAAGGAGACGCTGGGGGTCATCGTCTATCAGGAGCAGGTGATGCAGATCGCCAACCGGCTGGCGGGCTACTCCCTGGGCGAGGCCGATCTGCTGCGTCGCGCCATGGGCAAGAAGAAACACGAGGAGATGGCAGGGCAGCGCGACAAATTCATCAAGGGCGCGATGCAGCGCGGATTCCCGGAGCGGAAGGTGGTCAAGATCTTCGACCTGATGGAACAGTTCGCCGGCTACGGCTTCAACAAGTCGCACTCCGCCGCCTACGCCCTGCTCGCCTACCAGACCGCCTATCTGAAGACCCACTATCCCGTGGAGTTCATGGCTGCGCTGCTGACCTCAGAGACCGGCAATACCGACAAGGTGGTGAAGTACATCAACGAGTGCCGCGAGATGGGTATTGCGGTAGAGCCGCCGGACATCAACGTGAGCGACGCCAACTTCACGCCGCACGGCGGGGCCATCCGCTTCGGCCTGGCGGCGGTGAAGAATGTGGGGCACACGGCCATCGAATCCATCCTGGCGGCGCGCAAGACGCTGGGCCGCTTCCGCTCCCTCTTTGAGTTCTGCGAGAAAGTGGACCTGCGCTTGCTGAACCGGCGGGTCATCGAATCGCTAATCAAGAGCGGCGCTCTGGACTCGTTGGGCACGCGGGCGCAGCTCATGGCGGTGATCGACCGGGCGCTGGAGCGCGCGCAGAAGACGCATCGCGACGCCGAAAGCGGCCAGCACGGGCTGTTCGGCGTCTTCGGAGAAGAGTCGCCCGCGGCCTCGCCGGCCGAGCAGCTCCCCGACGTCCCCGACTGGGACGAGCCGCAGCGCCTGGCGGCGGAGAAGGAGATCCTGGGCTTCTTCATCACCGGCCACCCGCTGGAGAAGTATCGCGAGAAGCTGGAGCAGTTCCGCGCCCTCGATACCGAAGCCATCGGAGCCATGCGGCAGGGAACCGGCCGCGATGAGATCTACGCCGGCGGCCTGCTGACCGGGGTGCGCGTCCTCAAGTCCAAGAAGGGCGAGCAGTACGCGCAGGCGGTGCTGGAGGACCTGGCGGGCGCGGTAGACGTGCTGGTCTTCCCCGAGGCCTACCGGCGGCTGGGCGAGCGGGTGAAGCTGGAGGTCCCAGTGCTGATCCGCGGCAGCGTGCGGGTGGAGGAGGGAGCGAATCCCAAGCTGACGGTCGCCGACATCGTCCCGCTCGACCAGGCGCAGCCCAAGCTGCCGCGCTCGCTGCGCATCCGGGTGCCGCTGGAGGCGGCTAGTGCGGCCACCATCGACGCCCTCTGCCAGGTGTGCCGCGAGCGCAAGGGCCAAGCCAAGGTGCTGTTCGACGTGGAACGCCCCGGCGACTTTCTGGCGGTGATGGAGGCGGAAGGCTATAATGTGCTTCCTGACCGGGCTTTCATTGCCCGCGTCGAGGAGCTTTGCGGTCGCGGCAGCGTGCGCATTGTGGACTGAACCTTCTGCCTGTCAGCCGGGCGTTCCGGTAGCTTTCTGAGCGCCGCTGCGCGCGTCCCAGGACTCCAACCCGCCATGGACCCGACCACCAAAGCCCAACGCGAGCTGGCGCATATTGAGAAGCAGATCGAGCACCTGGAAGCCGCCGCCGGCGAGAACCAGGACGCTCGCAGCCAGCTCCAGCAGCTGCAGGAGCAAGTGGCGGAGCTGCGCACCCAGATCCACACTCACCTCGACGCCTGGCAGAGGACGGAGCTGGCGCGCCATCCGCAACGCCCCTATACCCTCGACTACGTGGATCGCCTGTTCACCGAGTGGAGCGAGATCCACGGCGACCGTACCTTCGCCGATGATCCCGCCATCGTCTGCGGCATGGCCCGCTTTCACGGGAACGACGTGCTGGTGGTGGGTCATCAGAAAGCACGCGATACCAAGCAAAAGGTCTACCGCAACTTCGGCATGCCCAATCCCGAGGGATACCGCAAGGCCCTG
This window contains:
- a CDS encoding CCA tRNA nucleotidyltransferase, which codes for MADYVYMMESRLTPEQQRGVALVQEAARAHELNLYLTGGTIRDIISGFIIRDLDFTLQGNALKLQKDLEKAGARIEGVDEGLKSMFVQLPGNVRAEVAMARSEKYGKPGDPPEIAPSTISEDLRRRDFSINAMALSLNPGSRGLLLDPFNGVADIESKLLRILHSYAFLEEPSRLIRATRFAARFHWTLEERTQARYQAAKENQYIKHVAERALGQEIEQLAYEDDSMHVRRALDREGWLKVLHPRWTLARVDAQGLASLLKTRQLMTGLGYSPDSSAATMYFLARRLPARDITAIQKRIPRKALVEGWRSLEDRARDLAKILTSKEAATPSKTWHVLSAARPETILFLEVTARQKAVVQKLRNFLGKWRQIRERKLPFPEMAELHITPALPAYPKLMEQAFLLLLDGKLRSHNEILRFLKPFAPPPPPPPPPPKRGRAPKGAPEAAPVAEKPGKGQKKSAEAPKPAAAVGKPAAAAKPKPAAAAKKHVSRPAKKKAAKKKPTKKKPAKKKKRR
- the dnaE gene encoding DNA polymerase III subunit alpha, translating into MPEFVHLHLHTDYSMLDGACEVEKLVAAVKSHGMPAVAVTDHGNMFAAVHFFNAAKAKGVKPIVGCELYICKKDDHRAPPEGDSYNHLTVLAANEEGYRNLIRITSEASLHGFYYKPRISKKFLAEHAGGLIALSGCLKGEVAERLVEGKYDEARAAAGTYRELFGKENFFLEIQDQGLDLEHRIQPDLLRLSQETAIPLVATNDCHYLCEEDAHAHDVLVCVQTGKVLTDTNRLKFATDQFFLKSAEQMARVFKDAPDVLSRTLAIAERCNLKLEKVGNPFPHFEVPAGYTTDSYFEHIARQGFARRMETVRELERQGRLKQSVAEYEQRMAREITMIQQMRFAGYFLIVWDFVRYAREKRIPVGPGRGSAAGSLVSYSLGITDIDPLQNGLLFERFLNPERVSLPDIDIDFCMNRRGEVIHYVTEKYGRDNVAQIITFGTMAAKAAIKDVGRAMGIPYGDVDRIAKMVPLQVNITLEKALKDSPQLQATYQSDSQMRELLDTARKLEGLVRNAGVHAAGVVIAPQPLIELVPLHQTKNEEIVTAYDMNAVEKLGLLKMDFLGLTTLTVLDDALKLIAQAQSAGGNGSKGSAAFDLDGLALDDQQTFEGVFHKGLTSGVFQFESHGMRDVLRRYQPTSVEDLTALNALYRPGPIQGGMIDDFIARKHHRLQISYELPELEEILKETLGVIVYQEQVMQIANRLAGYSLGEADLLRRAMGKKKHEEMAGQRDKFIKGAMQRGFPERKVVKIFDLMEQFAGYGFNKSHSAAYALLAYQTAYLKTHYPVEFMAALLTSETGNTDKVVKYINECREMGIAVEPPDINVSDANFTPHGGAIRFGLAAVKNVGHTAIESILAARKTLGRFRSLFEFCEKVDLRLLNRRVIESLIKSGALDSLGTRAQLMAVIDRALERAQKTHRDAESGQHGLFGVFGEESPAASPAEQLPDVPDWDEPQRLAAEKEILGFFITGHPLEKYREKLEQFRALDTEAIGAMRQGTGRDEIYAGGLLTGVRVLKSKKGEQYAQAVLEDLAGAVDVLVFPEAYRRLGERVKLEVPVLIRGSVRVEEGANPKLTVADIVPLDQAQPKLPRSLRIRVPLEAASAATIDALCQVCRERKGQAKVLFDVERPGDFLAVMEAEGYNVLPDRAFIARVEELCGRGSVRIVD